From the Microbacterium thalassium genome, one window contains:
- the rplI gene encoding 50S ribosomal protein L9, giving the protein MAKLILTNEVAGLGSAGDVVEVKNGYARNYLIPQGFAVAWTRGGEKQVASIRAARDARAIHDHEEAVALKSSLESNTVRLAVKAGSEGRLFGSVKTADVADAVKAAGLGELDKRKIHITSPIKSTGEHEATVRLRDDLTAVITLQVVAAK; this is encoded by the coding sequence ATGGCAAAGCTGATTCTCACGAATGAGGTCGCCGGGCTCGGTAGCGCCGGTGACGTGGTCGAGGTCAAGAACGGGTACGCCCGCAACTACCTCATCCCCCAGGGCTTCGCTGTGGCGTGGACCCGCGGTGGCGAGAAGCAGGTGGCGTCGATCCGCGCCGCCCGCGACGCCCGCGCGATCCACGACCACGAAGAGGCCGTGGCGCTGAAGAGCTCGCTCGAGTCGAACACCGTGCGCCTGGCCGTCAAGGCCGGCTCCGAGGGACGCCTGTTCGGTTCGGTCAAGACCGCCGACGTGGCCGACGCCGTCAAGGCCGCCGGCCTGGGCGAGCTCGACAAGCGCAAGATCCACATCACCTCGCCGATCAAGTCGACCGGCGAGCACGAGGCCACGGTCCGTCTGCGTGACGACCTGACCGCCGTGATCACGCTGCAGGTCGTCGCCGCCAAGTAA